DNA from Amycolatopsis sp. DSM 110486:
TGCCTCGTCGATGGCGGCCTCCGCCACCAGTTCGCTGCCATGGGGAACTTCGGACAGGTCATCCGCAAGACGAACTGCCCGGTCGCCGTCACGAACCGCATGGGCGTCCCGGGTGCTGAGACCGGCGACCTTGTGGCGGTCGTTCAGGCCGGCGCCTGCCGGATGACGCCAGTCCTACAGCGTTCCTCGGCCATCCGACACCAGAGGGAGCTGTTGATGTAGATCGCAGGCCGCCGGGCCTGTACGACCGATGAGGAGATTCTATATGGCTCGCTCGCAAGAGATCTCGCAAGCGATTTTCGAGGACGTCAAGGCCGTTGTGGTGGTCACGCTGGACATCGAGGACCAGGCCGATGACCTCGGGCCGAAAACGGGACTATACGGCAATCTTCCTGAGCTCGATTCGCTCACCGTCGTCAAGCTCATCGTGGCCTTGCAGAAACGGTTCGGGATCGTAATCGAGATCGACGAGATCGTCGGTGACATCTTCGACACACTCGGGCGGCTCGCGGCCTTCGTGGAGTCCAAAGTGGACTTGGAGCCACACGGCGGAGTCAAGTGCTAGAGATGCGCGACGGCATGACGGCCGCCGACCCGGTCCCGCGCCCGGCGCGCGTCGCCGGGGCGGACGAGGCCCGCAGCGCCGCCTTGCATACCGCTCGCCGGTAGGTCGCCGGTTATACCGGCGTGGTCCAAGGCGTCGGCCGCGGACAGCATGGAGTCGGCGGCGTCACACCACTTGGCCGGTTCGTAGCAGCACTTGTCGTGGAATGCATGAGCCGCCGGCCCTGTCCAGGCTCTCGTATCGATCGCTTTGAGGCCCTCGGACGCGTGGCCGGCTCGGTCGGCTCGGGCACCGCAGCACCCGGACGTTGTCTTCGATGGCCTCAGGTTTGCCTGGCACCAACTCGGTTGGATCCTGGGTTTGTCCAAGTTCAGCCGTCGTTGTCTGCTCCCTCGCCGGGGCCAGTCGTCAACGAGCGGGTGGCTGCGTCATGGACGGCGCGGTATGCCTGCGTAGCGCGGGAGAGTGTGTCCGAGATGGCGCCGGCGTCGTCGGTGAGGGTGTCGAAGCCGTCACTCCAGCGCACGCAGAAATCCATCAACGCGTCGTGCACGCCAGTCCGTGAATTCGCAACTGCTTCAGCTCGTGCCGTCGAGCGTCACGGTCGCGGCTACCGCTGGGCCCGATATAGCCGGTAGGTGCCGGGTCCCACGTGGGCCAATTCGAGGAACTCCGGAGGCGGATCGTCCCCCAGGTCGTGGACGATGAGTTCTCCGTCCTCCGACTCGATCGACACCTCGGCGACGTCGTCCCAGCCGTCGAACTCGGCCGAGTCGGGTGCGGCGTCGAGCAGCTGCACGGTCACTGTGACCCAACCGTTAGCGATGCCGTCGAGGACGATCGCCCCGTTGAAATCCGCCCCCACGAGACCGTTGGCATAGGCAAGGTCCACGCTGGGTATCGAGCCGGTCTAGTCCGTAACGACGAAGCTCGCGTCACTCATTTGCAGATCAGCGGTTGCCGTCCTCACCGGCTGTTCATGTATCCCTCCTGGTCCGGCTACACGATGGTGACCCAGAACGGGTCGTTGTCGACCACTCGATTTTCGTTGTAGAAGTCCTTCAAGGCGAGGCCGCCCTTCTGGTTCTGCTCTGAGTCGATCGCTTTGCTGGCGTACGGGCCGCCGGACGCCGCGCCTTCCCAGTCGACTTGAAAGGCGCCCTTTCGGCTGGAGTGGTCGCGGGGGAGACACGCGCGCGGGCCGAAGCGTTCCCGGTGCAGGCGCGATCAGGTCCGGCGGTCGTACCAAGTTGGCGGGGCCTGGCCGGTTACCACCGAGGGTTCGTCGGGCGTCGGCCGCGGCAGCTGCGCCAGGGGTGCGGCGTCGGTGTCGATGACCGGCGCCCACTGGGGCGCCGGCATGGCGGCGTCGCGGTCGGCCCAAGGCCGGGCGGACTTGGGCAGCGGCCGAAGTGTCCAGGTGTCGTTCATGATCACGACGGTCGCACACCCGGCCGCTGACGTTCGGGCGTTTCGCGCGGGCTGGGTCGTCCGCCGCAGGCCGGAGACGGTCACGGTGCGGCGGGGTCAGGGTCGATGGTGGTCAGCAGGAGCGCGGTGAGGCGGATCGGCTGCTCGAGCACGGTGCTGGCGCGCTCGGTCGCGGCGGCGGCGAGGGACATCACCCGTGGTGGACCAGGCGCCGGGGTCCTGGCCATGGTCACACTGGGACGATGGATCAGACGTCGATCACTGCTGCCGGTGCGATCGACACGTTCCTGATACTGCTGATCGGTATTGGGCCGAAGATCGCGCTGGTCCCGTTCGTGGAAATCACGGCTTCCCTTGACGCGGACGCCAAGCGGCGCGTGCTGCGCAAGATGCTGACCACAGCGGCCGTGGTGGCCGTGGTACTCATGGTGCTGGGTGAGCTGTTGCGCGTGTTGCTGCACTTCACGATCGGATCCTTGTCGATCGCCGGTGGCGTGATCTTGCTCGTGCTGGCGGTGTGGATGGTGCTCTCGCCGCCTCAAAGCGGCAGCGCCCGCACTGCCGGGAAAGACCCGATGCAGCTTGCGGTGTTCCCGCTGGCAGTGCCTTACCTGCTCAACCCGGTGGGCATCGTCGGCCTGATGACGATCTCTGCGGAGACGAGTTCGGTCAGTGTTTTCGCCGTCGAGTTCGGCATCCTGGTCTTCGTCCTGCTACTGGATGTGCTGGTGTTCCGGTGGGCGAACCGAGTGAGCGAGAAGCTAGACGAGAACCGCATGCTGGTTACGGAGAAGGTCTTCGGGTTCCTCATCGCGGCGATCGCCGTGCAGCTGGTTCTCGATGGCCTGGCCTCGGTCGGTGTCATCGGGCCGGTCCCGCATTAGGCCGGTGGGCGTGACGTGCTCGCTGATCTGTCCCGCAACGATGGCGCCAACGGGAACGACGGCCCGATTCGGCGTAGCTCCCCGCCCTCATCACGTCGTGCCAGCACGACCTCGACCGGTGCCGTCGGGCCAGCGGACGAACGTGACCGGCCGGCCGCGCAGGTGCGGGAGCAGGACCGGTGCGATGGTCGAGTAGTAGTGCACGATTATCTGGACTAAGACGAAACGTCTTTGACTACTGGGATGCGCAGTTTCGTCAAGCTGGTGTGCTGTATGCCGAGGTCTAAGCGTGACTCGCGAGGGTGTTGGTCTCAAGCCAGGGGACGATCGCTGCAACGAACCCGTCGGGGTCGGTCATGGGGCGGCCGTTCATGGTGGCGACCAGGTGGCCGACGCCGAACAGGGCGTCCCAAGTACGTGCGCGGCGATAGGTCGCGGCGGGAACGGCGCGGCGGACCTTGTCCCAGCCGTGCCAGGCCATCAGGGCGGCGTCGATGGCGGGGTCGGCGGGCATGGCCATGTCCCAGTCGAGGATGCCGAGAAGCTTGCCGTCCGCCGACCAGTGCACGTTGGACCCGCCGAGATCGCCGTGCACCAACGCATCGGGCAGGGGCTCCAGGGCGAGGGCGGCGTCCAGACGCCGCCGTCCCTCGGACTGCCAGCGGGCCGGTAGGCGGGGCAGGATCTCCTCGGCGATGACCGTCGACCACGACGGACCCAGCGCCCGGCCATCCAGGGCCGCCAGCAGCGAATCACTGAGTGGCACGGAGTGCACAGCCGCCAACGCGTCGGCCACCTGCGACGGATCGCCAACTCCCTGAGGCAAGGCAACACCGCCAATCCACGACACAGCAACGGCGGCCCGATCGCCGAACATGGTCACGGGCGTAAGCGGCTCCGGCACCTGGAACGGCAGGTCAGCGGAAGCCAGCTGCCGCAATACCTCCACCCGGCGGGGCATCGACGCGGCGGCCAGCGGCCGCTTGCTGACTCGGACGGCGGCGATGCCCGGGATCAGCAGCACGTGGTGGATATTGCCGTCGATTGCGGTGAAGGCGTTGTCCAGCCGTACGCCGGGCAGCAGCGCGGAGGCGATCGCCAGTAAGTCCGGAGCAGCCTTGGGCATGGCCAAAACCTAGCGCATCGCTGACGCCGTGTAGCGGGTCCTCGGTCGATGGTTCGCGCATCGCGACCGCGGACTTCGTCATTTCGGCGAGGACAAGGGTTCTCACGATGGGGCTACGGGTCAATGATGACCGGCAGGCCGAGGTTGACAGGCCCGGCCAGCTGGCGTTCGCGGGCTCGGTCGAGGCCGACCAGCTTGCGGGCTGCTTCATTCAGGCTGGTCTGCAGGCCGGCGACTTCTCCGAACCATCCGTTGTTGTTGGCTTCGTCGATGCGTTCGCGGAGGTTGGCGATGATCTCCACGAGCCGCGATCGTGCGCGTGGGTCGAGGCGCAGGCTGGGGCAGCGGATGCAGGCGTGTTCGTGTTTGCAGGGGGTGCCCGGCTCCCCGGGCTGGCGGATGCGTACGGGCTTGGGCCGAAGGGGCAGGCCCTCGTCCACCGCGGCGGCCTCGGCTTCCGCGAGTGCCCGGTAGAGCGAGGCGACCGACGGCGACTTGCCCGCGTTCGTCCCGGCCTTGATGGTGAGCTTCTTCGCGATGTCGGGGGCGGGGACGCCCTTGTCCTTCAGCGCCCCGGCCTCACGCCGAGGAGCCCGCCTGGCAGTTGTCACACGCGCTCCACGTACGCCGCCGCGACGACGCTGTTAACGCTCGGTTTGAGCTGGGGTACCGCGAACGCCGCGACGAACGAGACCGACCAGGTCGCCCAGGCGGCGGTGCCGGCGGCCACCGCTCTGGCTGCCTGCGTGGGCCCCGGCTCGCCGGACGGGGGAGCGTTGGCCTGCTTCAACCCGACTGGGGAGCACCTGCTCAACTGCGACCTTCTCGCCGACGGCCACCACCCGGAGGCCTACTACTACCGGTCGACCTCGCCCAATACGCTGCGTCACATCAGTGACGCGCCCGAGGCCGGTAATTGCGTCGACCACGACCTGGCCGACATTCCCGAATCCGGCTGGATCTATGTCCAGTCGTGCAACTACGAGGGCGACACGGAACTCAGCTGCAGCAACTTCGTGTACGTATACGCCGAGGGCTGAGCACTCACATCGAGGCGAGGTCTGAACCACCAAGAGAACCTCGCACCACGCCGGCCCAACAAGAAACTCCGCAAACTCACCACATGAGACACGCTCTAAGCCTGGCACCGGAAGAAGATCGCCGACCCCGTCGCCTGCGGCAAGGGCAGTCACGGTGGCGCCGGAGGAGACGGCGGTTTCGGTGGTGTCATGAGCTTGTCGTAGATGCGGGTGAGGTGCTGTTCGATGGTGCGGGGGCTGAGGAACAGCCGTTCGGCGATGTCGGGGTTGGTGTGGCCGGTCTGGGCGAGGTGGGCGATCTGGGCTTCTTGGGCGGTGAGGTCACTGCTGGTCTCGGTGGCGTGGGTGCGGATGGTTTCGCCGGTGGCGTGGAGTTCGCGGGCGGCGCGTTCGGCGAAGCCGGCCATGCCCATCGTCGAGTACAGGTCGTGCGCGGTGCGCAGCTGGTTGCGGGCGTCGCCACGGCGACGTTCGCGGTGCAGCCATTCGCCGTAGAGGAGGTGCGCGCGGGCCAGGTCGGGTCGGATGCGGGTGGGGGCGAGGTAGTCGATGGCGTCGCGGTAGGCGGCCTCGGCGGCCGGGCCCTCGGCCAGCAGGGCGCGTGTGCGGGCCTCCACGCCGAGCGCCCAGTCGGTGCCGGTGGCCCGCAGCAGCGGCGAGAGCCAGGCCCAGATGTCGGTGGCGAGCTCCCGCGCCCCGGCTCGGGCGGCCGCCTCAATCACCTCGGCCGCGCCCCACTGGGACACGAACCGCTGGCCCGGGTAGTCGTAGTCCATGAGCTGCCGGCCTGCCCTCAGGGCGTCCTCGTAGCGGCCGAGCCCGTTGTAGAGCACCACGCTCGCCCACGCGGCCGCAGTCAGCGCGACGCCCTCGCCCCGCTCGACCGCGCCCGTGACGGCTGACTCGCTCAGGGTGTGGAACTCGGCCTCCCGCCCCTGCCAGGCCCTGAGCAGCAGGCCACCGTAAGGGGCGATCTGTGTCCCTGTCGCCTCTGCGACCGCCTCGCATTCCTTGAGTAACGGCTCGGCCTCGGTCAGCTCGCCGGCAAACACGCGTCCGCACATGTGCGATTGCAGGGCGAGCGGGAGCCCGGCGAGCGTGCCGGTATCGCGGGCGATCTGGACGTGCCGGCCAGCGATCACGTCGAACGTCTCGTCGTCCCACAGGTTTTGGGCGGCGAAAAGGGCCAGCCATGTCCAGCGAAGCACCTCCTCAGGGGCGAGATCTGGGCTGCGGAACGCGGCCAGCGCCCGCTGCAACGGCACCACTGAGGCCGCGTATCCCTCCACAAGCTGCACGGCGAGGCCGTCGAGCAGCCGGTCAAGCGGGTGTGGCGGCTCCGGCGCCGGAGGCGCGCCGTGCGCAGCCTTCGCCGCCTCCCGAATTCCCTCGCCGCTGCCGGCAAAAACTGCCGCTTCCAGTGCATCGAGGTAGGTTTCGCGGGCCAGTCTCACATCGAGCGGCGCGAGCCGGGCGGCCGCTCTCAGCAGCAGCGGCGGAGCGTCGCGGCCGTGACTGAGTGCCAACGTGTTCTGGGCGCGCAGCAGTTCGCACCGGGCGCTGCGGAATTCGTCGGGCGGGCCCGCCTCGGCGATGGCCAGCAGGTCCTTCGCGGCGTCGAGCGCGCCGGCCTGGTGCTTGGCTCGTGCGGTGGCCAGGGCGCGTTCGGCGCGCAGGGCCGGGTCGAGGGTCAGTTCGGTGGCCCGTTGCAGGAATGCGGCGGCCGCGGCCACCCCGCCGCGCGCCTGCGCCCGCCCGGCCGAGCGGGCCAGCTCGGCCGCGACGTCCTCGTCCAGCCCCGCCGTCGCCAGGGCGCGGTGCCACGCCCGGCGATCCGGGTCCCGCTCCGGGTCGGCGACCGCGCCCAGCGCGGCGTGCACGCGGCGCCGATCCTGCGGGGAGGCGGCGCGGTAGAAGGCCGAGCGCACCAGCGGATGCCGGAACCGAACCCGCGGACCGAAGGTGACCAGGCCCGTTGCCTCCGCCGGTGCCGCCGCCGTGATCCCTATGCCGAGCCGCTCGGCCGCGCGCCACACCAGCACCGGCTCACCACTCTGCTCCGCCACCGCGACCAGCAGCAGCAACCGGGTCTCGCCAGGCAACGGCGCCAACCGACGCTGAAAACTCTCCTCGATCCGGCTCGGCAACCCCACGGTGCTCGGCAGCCCGAACCCACCCGCCAGCTCGGCCCGGCTCAGCCCGCGCGGGAGCTCCAACAGCGCCAACGGATTCCCCCGCGTCTCGGCCAGGACCCGGTCCCGCACCTGCGGGTCCAGCGGTCCCCGCAGCGCCGAGCTCAGCAACTCCCGCGCGTCCTCGGCGGGAAGACCACCGATCGCCAGGTCCAGAAGCCCCGCGAGCTCCCCGGTTTCCTGCGGCTCTCGCAGGGCGAAGACCATGCCCACCGATTCGGCCGACAGCCGCCGCGCCACGAACGCCAGCGCCTGCACCGACACCTGATCCAGCCACTGCACGTCGTCCACCAGACACACCAGCGGGCGCTCACGGGCGGCCTCGGCCAGCAGGCTCAGCACGGCCAACCCGACCAGGAACCGATCCGGCGGGCTCGCGCTGGTGCCCAGCCCCAGAACCGTTTCCAGCGCGACCCGCTGCGGGTCCGGCAACCACGCCAGCCGATCCAGCATCGGCGCGCACACCTGGTGCAGGCCCGCGAAGGCCAGCGCCGTCTCCGACTCGATTCCGGCCGCGCGCACCACCCGACACCCCCGGGCGACCTCGGCGACGTACTCCAGCAAGGCCGTCTTGCCCACGCCGGGCTCGCCACGCACCACCAGGACCCGGCTCTGACCCGCCCGCACGTCGTCGACCAGCCGGTCGAGCTCAACCCGCTCACTGTGTCGGTTTCGCAGCATCTCGCACCACCGCCACCAGCTCCTCCGCCACCACGCCGGCCTGAGCAGACAGACCCCAGGGCGACCTCAGTGGGCCCTTGAATATAACTCCGCCCTCGTGTCCCACAGTGTGCTTTCGTGCGTTATCCGGCTACATCTCCGCGCGCAGTCGCAGGGCTCACCACTCGCGCCAGCTCTGCTCCGCCGGGTCGGGGCGCGGGCCGCGGGGGGTGATGAACTGCAGCAGGCAGGGGGAGCAGGGGACGCCGACGTCGCCGTCGACGAGTTCGATGCTGTCGTGGGGCAGTTCGGTGCCGCAGCGGGCGGTCATCGTGTTGCCGGGGTTGGCGAGTGCGGGGGAGGGCACGTGGTGCACCTCGCGGTCGGTCTCGCCGCAGACGCGGCCGGTGGGCAGTGGTACGCCGCGGCGGAGCCGGACGGCGACGACGCCGGAGGTGCGGTGCCGACCGTGGGGTGGTGTGTCGAAGGCGGGAGCGGTCATGACGTGGGTCCTCACTCGAATGCGTGATGGGCAGGGTCAGGCCGCGCGTCCCGGTGTAACTTGGTGGGCCGCGCGGGAGTTACGTCTTGTGCGAAATGGGGCGGGGCCACACTCTGTCTCTCCAGCCACGGGGTCGACTCGCCCGCTATGAACAGACTGGACGTCGACGGCCTGATCCGATCCCGACCGTAGCCACGGGGAGCCGACGTCCCGCCCCTGGCCCACCACGCCTCGGCGCAGACCACAGCCCGATTCTTCCGCGCCGGCGCCGCCGAAGAAGCCAAGGTTGTCAACAGCTTCTTCGCGCAGCAATGGCCTCAGGAGTCCCCAGGTCACCGAGTGTGCACACGGCTCTCTGCGGTCGCGTCAGCCGACTCATAGTGAGTCGATCTGTCCATCAGGGCCCGGGGCTTTCAAGGCTGCAGCACGACGGTATGCAAATTCTGAGCCGATTTCGTCCTCATTGTTCAACGCCCTTGCACATGATAGATCGCTCTGACTTCCAGCAATGCACAACTCCGATTGAAGGGCGACTGTGCCGTAGTATGGACCATTGTCGCCAGGGTTATCACACTTTGGAGGAATTCCGGGCGGACAGTCCCGCCGGTCGGGATGGTGAAAACCGGCACAGTGCGTCATTTCATGCACCAGGGTCTGCGCTTGCTCGCGTGCTATCAAACTGAAGAAGTTTCCGCGGTTTAATTCAACCGCGCTTGCGCCAGGAAACGGCACGGACGCATTGGCGCCAGCAGGCGCACCGAGGGTATGGTTGATCGACCTTCGAAACGCTTCATCAATTCTTACCTTATCAGTGGCGCCCAACGTATTACAGACCTGCAGGCGCGCATAAGCGACCCCCCATCGCTCCAGTACCGTTACTCTTTCTCCATCGGTGAATCCACCCTCAAAGGTGTAATTCGAGTACATGCCGAGAATATTGGCAAAGATGTCCTGCCACGTGACTACACCTACGCTGAACAGGTTAATCCCGACAATCACGCCCGCATCATGGTCGGCCTGTTCAA
Protein-coding regions in this window:
- a CDS encoding putative T7SS-secreted protein — translated: MDKPRIQPSWCQANLRPSKTTSGCCGARADRAGHASEGLKAIDTRAWTGPAAHAFHDKCCYEPAKWCDAADSMLSAADALDHAGITGDLPASGMQGGAAGLVRPGDARRARDRVGGRHAVAHL
- a CDS encoding aminoglycoside phosphotransferase family protein, with amino-acid sequence MPKAAPDLLAIASALLPGVRLDNAFTAIDGNIHHVLLIPGIAAVRVSKRPLAAASMPRRVEVLRQLASADLPFQVPEPLTPVTMFGDRAAVAVSWIGGVALPQGVGDPSQVADALAAVHSVPLSDSLLAALDGRALGPSWSTVIAEEILPRLPARWQSEGRRRLDAALALEPLPDALVHGDLGGSNVHWSADGKLLGILDWDMAMPADPAIDAALMAWHGWDKVRRAVPAATYRRARTWDALFGVGHLVATMNGRPMTDPDGFVAAIVPWLETNTLASHA
- a CDS encoding AAA family ATPase, encoding MLRNRHSERVELDRLVDDVRAGQSRVLVVRGEPGVGKTALLEYVAEVARGCRVVRAAGIESETALAFAGLHQVCAPMLDRLAWLPDPQRVALETVLGLGTSASPPDRFLVGLAVLSLLAEAARERPLVCLVDDVQWLDQVSVQALAFVARRLSAESVGMVFALREPQETGELAGLLDLAIGGLPAEDARELLSSALRGPLDPQVRDRVLAETRGNPLALLELPRGLSRAELAGGFGLPSTVGLPSRIEESFQRRLAPLPGETRLLLLVAVAEQSGEPVLVWRAAERLGIGITAAAPAEATGLVTFGPRVRFRHPLVRSAFYRAASPQDRRRVHAALGAVADPERDPDRRAWHRALATAGLDEDVAAELARSAGRAQARGGVAAAAAFLQRATELTLDPALRAERALATARAKHQAGALDAAKDLLAIAEAGPPDEFRSARCELLRAQNTLALSHGRDAPPLLLRAAARLAPLDVRLARETYLDALEAAVFAGSGEGIREAAKAAHGAPPAPEPPHPLDRLLDGLAVQLVEGYAASVVPLQRALAAFRSPDLAPEEVLRWTWLALFAAQNLWDDETFDVIAGRHVQIARDTGTLAGLPLALQSHMCGRVFAGELTEAEPLLKECEAVAEATGTQIAPYGGLLLRAWQGREAEFHTLSESAVTGAVERGEGVALTAAAWASVVLYNGLGRYEDALRAGRQLMDYDYPGQRFVSQWGAAEVIEAAARAGARELATDIWAWLSPLLRATGTDWALGVEARTRALLAEGPAAEAAYRDAIDYLAPTRIRPDLARAHLLYGEWLHRERRRGDARNQLRTAHDLYSTMGMAGFAERAARELHATGETIRTHATETSSDLTAQEAQIAHLAQTGHTNPDIAERLFLSPRTIEQHLTRIYDKLMTPPKPPSPPAPP
- a CDS encoding acyl carrier protein; the encoded protein is MARSQEISQAIFEDVKAVVVVTLDIEDQADDLGPKTGLYGNLPELDSLTVVKLIVALQKRFGIVIEIDEIVGDIFDTLGRLAAFVESKVDLEPHGGVKC
- a CDS encoding MarC family protein, which gives rise to MDQTSITAAGAIDTFLILLIGIGPKIALVPFVEITASLDADAKRRVLRKMLTTAAVVAVVLMVLGELLRVLLHFTIGSLSIAGGVILLVLAVWMVLSPPQSGSARTAGKDPMQLAVFPLAVPYLLNPVGIVGLMTISAETSSVSVFAVEFGILVFVLLLDVLVFRWANRVSEKLDENRMLVTEKVFGFLIAAIAVQLVLDGLASVGVIGPVPH